One Euphorbia lathyris chromosome 1, ddEupLath1.1, whole genome shotgun sequence DNA segment encodes these proteins:
- the LOC136210983 gene encoding CBL-interacting serine/threonine-protein kinase 1-like isoform X1, with amino-acid sequence MPPQSLRSDNFNASYSIASQLATGTGIAPFRSFLWKMFFEKHEDYQFNGLAWLFLGVPTSSSLLYKEASKGKLTEAEGRKLFQQLIDGVSYCHNKGAFHRDLKLENVLIDAKGNIKISDFGLSALPQHFRDDGLLYTTCVSPNYVAPEILLNRGYDGATSDIWSCGVILYVILIGFLRETLRFQNGYQQSNQIVDAVVYYNGPFLFMHYFFC; translated from the exons ATGCCACCTCAAAGCCTCCGATCGGACAACTTCAACGCCTCCTACTCCATAGCTTCACAG CTTGCAACTGGAACTGGTATTGCTCCTTTCCGGTCATTTttgtggaaaatgttctttgagaAGCATGAGGACTATCAG TTCAATGGTCTGGCGTGGCTCTTCTTGGGTGTCCCAACAAGTAGCTCATTGCTCTACAAGGAG GCATCCAAGGGGAAGCTTACAGAAGCTGAGGGTAGGAAGCTTTTTCAGCAGTTGATTGACGGTGTAAGTTATTGTCACAACAAAGGTGCTTTCCATAGGGATCTGAAG CTAGAGAATGTTCTTATTGATGCAAAAGGGAATATAAAGATATCTGATTTTGGACTCAGTGCCTTACCCCAGCATTTTAGG GATGATGGTTTACTGTATACAACCTGTGTAAGTCCTAACTATGTTGCTCCTGAGATTCTCTTAAATAGAGGTTATGATGGTGCTACATCAGATATATGGTCATGTGGTGTTATTCTATATGTGATTCTCATCGG ATTCTTAAGGGAGACACTCAGATTCCAAAATGGCTATCAGCAGAGCAATCAGATTGTTGATGCTGTTGTTTATTATAATGGACCCTTCCTCTTCATGCACTACTTCTTCTGTTAA
- the LOC136210983 gene encoding CBL-interacting serine/threonine-protein kinase 17-like isoform X2 produces the protein MPPQSLRSDNFNASYSIASQLATGTGIAPFRSFLWKMFFEKHEDYQFNGLAWLFLGVPTSSSLLYKEASKGKLTEAEGRKLFQQLIDGVSYCHNKGAFHRDLKLENVLIDAKGNIKISDFGLSALPQHFRILKGDTQIPKWLSAEQSDC, from the exons ATGCCACCTCAAAGCCTCCGATCGGACAACTTCAACGCCTCCTACTCCATAGCTTCACAG CTTGCAACTGGAACTGGTATTGCTCCTTTCCGGTCATTTttgtggaaaatgttctttgagaAGCATGAGGACTATCAG TTCAATGGTCTGGCGTGGCTCTTCTTGGGTGTCCCAACAAGTAGCTCATTGCTCTACAAGGAG GCATCCAAGGGGAAGCTTACAGAAGCTGAGGGTAGGAAGCTTTTTCAGCAGTTGATTGACGGTGTAAGTTATTGTCACAACAAAGGTGCTTTCCATAGGGATCTGAAG CTAGAGAATGTTCTTATTGATGCAAAAGGGAATATAAAGATATCTGATTTTGGACTCAGTGCCTTACCCCAGCATTTTAGG ATTCTTAAGGGAGACACTCAGATTCCAAAATGGCTATCAGCAGAGCAATCAGATTGTTGA